A region from the Isachenkonia alkalipeptolytica genome encodes:
- the mutY gene encoding A/G-specific adenine glycosylase: MRRKLIENQKPNRKNIEAFQRSLLQWYQKNKRTMPWRDIENPYYTWVSEIMLQQTRVDTVIPYFLRFIEKYPTVKDLAKGEDEDLLKLWEGLGYYSRVKNMKIAAREVVEKYDGVFPKERKALESLKGIGEYTAGAIASIAYEQKEPAVDGNVLRVMTRITGNHGDIKLGKTKKEITHGVRKLLPEENLGDFNQGLIELGAVLCTTAKAPDCEICPVSEFCLAFEKNLQGALPVKGKAMKKRLEKKTVLIFTYKEQLFLRKREERGLLAGLWEFPNIKGHIKEEALKEILEKEQHLAEENLTVENITRLEDSKAVFSHIQWNLMAYQVNLKSSEGPPEGLRIKEDKNYLELPVEEVMDNGRWIPREEVRKDYSIASAFKAYRKEVL, encoded by the coding sequence ATGAGAAGAAAGCTGATAGAAAATCAAAAACCAAACCGAAAGAATATCGAAGCCTTTCAACGGAGCCTTTTGCAGTGGTACCAAAAGAATAAACGGACCATGCCCTGGCGGGATATTGAAAATCCCTATTACACCTGGGTTTCGGAAATCATGCTCCAGCAAACCCGGGTGGATACTGTAATTCCATACTTTTTACGCTTTATTGAAAAATATCCAACGGTAAAGGACCTGGCTAAGGGAGAGGATGAGGACCTTCTAAAGCTCTGGGAGGGACTGGGATATTACAGTCGGGTTAAAAATATGAAAATTGCCGCCAGGGAAGTGGTGGAAAAATACGACGGCGTGTTTCCAAAGGAACGTAAGGCGTTAGAGTCCCTTAAGGGGATCGGGGAGTACACCGCCGGAGCCATCGCCTCCATTGCCTATGAACAAAAAGAGCCGGCGGTGGACGGAAACGTCCTTCGGGTAATGACTCGAATTACCGGGAACCACGGGGATATTAAGCTTGGGAAAACGAAAAAAGAAATAACCCACGGGGTTCGAAAGCTGTTACCCGAGGAGAATTTAGGAGACTTTAATCAAGGGTTAATTGAACTTGGGGCGGTGCTTTGCACAACGGCTAAGGCACCGGATTGTGAAATCTGTCCTGTATCCGAATTTTGCCTAGCCTTTGAGAAAAATCTTCAAGGAGCACTGCCGGTCAAAGGAAAGGCGATGAAAAAGCGTTTGGAAAAAAAGACCGTATTGATTTTCACCTATAAAGAGCAGCTATTTTTGCGTAAAAGGGAGGAACGAGGACTTTTGGCAGGGCTCTGGGAGTTTCCCAATATAAAAGGTCATATAAAAGAAGAAGCTCTCAAAGAAATTCTGGAAAAGGAACAGCATTTGGCAGAGGAGAACTTAACTGTTGAAAACATTACACGGCTGGAGGATAGTAAAGCGGTGTTCAGCCATATTCAGTGGAACTTGATGGCCTATCAGGTGAATTTGAAATCCTCGGAGGGCCCACCGGAAGGCTTAAGGATTAAAGAAGATAAAAACTATTTAGAGCTCCCGGTAGAAGAAGTGATGGATAATGGTCGGTGGATACCCAGAGAAGAAGTCCGTAAAGACTACTCCATCGCTTCCGCTTTTAAAGCTTATCGAAAAGAGGTGCTGTAA
- a CDS encoding MalY/PatB family protein, producing the protein MKPDFDKMIDRKESKSIKWDSKVLGEMFGEEDLLPLWVADMDFEAPKEVVDAMQEEVSHGVFGYSKRGEQYYENILRWYKKRFDWEIKKDWLVFTPGVVSAVNYVLQALVEQGQGVIIQEPVYYPFKKAIKNNGCRVVNNPLKYQQGTYEIDFEDFEKKAKDPSTKLFILCSPHNPVGRVWKKEELRRLGEICLENDVLIFSDEIHHDLVFEKGAHHVLANLDSKFDDHVITATAPSKTFNLAGLMSAHLIIKNDSLKRRYRRILEINHIGKQTPISMAAVEAAYGKGEPWLEALLDYLRGNLDLIDSMVKDHLPRAKFTPPEATYLAWLDLREYGFSGKELEERITKEAKVALDGGTWFGSGGDGFIRINFACPRKTLQKALDRIVNALEGK; encoded by the coding sequence ATGAAACCGGACTTTGATAAAATGATCGATCGTAAGGAAAGTAAATCCATTAAATGGGATTCTAAAGTGCTCGGAGAAATGTTTGGAGAAGAGGACCTATTGCCCCTGTGGGTTGCGGATATGGACTTTGAAGCTCCGAAGGAAGTGGTGGATGCCATGCAGGAGGAAGTGTCCCATGGGGTATTTGGATATTCCAAAAGAGGAGAGCAGTACTACGAAAACATCCTTCGCTGGTACAAAAAGCGGTTTGACTGGGAAATAAAAAAGGACTGGCTGGTATTTACCCCCGGGGTGGTTTCTGCTGTAAATTACGTGTTGCAGGCTTTAGTTGAGCAGGGTCAGGGGGTAATCATCCAGGAACCCGTATATTATCCCTTTAAAAAGGCTATCAAAAACAATGGATGCCGGGTGGTTAACAACCCGTTGAAATACCAACAAGGGACTTACGAAATAGATTTTGAGGATTTTGAAAAGAAGGCAAAGGATCCCAGTACCAAACTCTTTATTCTTTGCAGTCCCCATAATCCCGTGGGACGGGTATGGAAAAAAGAGGAACTGAGGCGCCTAGGAGAAATCTGTTTGGAAAATGACGTGCTGATCTTTTCCGATGAGATCCATCACGATCTGGTTTTTGAAAAGGGAGCCCATCACGTTTTGGCAAACCTTGATTCGAAGTTCGACGACCATGTGATCACCGCCACGGCCCCTTCCAAAACTTTTAATTTAGCGGGACTGATGAGCGCTCATCTGATTATTAAAAATGACAGCTTAAAAAGAAGGTATCGGCGTATTTTAGAGATAAACCATATCGGTAAACAAACCCCCATCAGTATGGCGGCGGTGGAAGCGGCCTACGGGAAAGGGGAACCCTGGTTGGAAGCGCTTTTAGACTACCTGCGGGGAAACCTTGATTTGATTGATAGCATGGTAAAAGACCATCTGCCAAGGGCGAAGTTTACCCCGCCGGAGGCCACCTACCTGGCCTGGCTCGACCTTAGGGAGTACGGTTTTTCGGGTAAAGAGCTGGAGGAGAGAATCACGAAAGAAGCCAAGGTGGCTTTAGACGGCGGTACCTGGTTCGGCAGTGGAGGGGACGGGTTTATAAGAATCAACTTTGCCTGCCCCAGAAAGACTCTGCAGAAAGCCTTGGACCGAATCGTCAACGCTCTGGAAGGGAAGTGA
- a CDS encoding MBL fold metallo-hydrolase, with amino-acid sequence MIKEILPKIYQIEIPLPKNPLKALNSYLIKGEEEYLLVDTGFNRRECQEVLFQALDSLEVDLKKTKVLITHLHADHSGLAEVLYSKGATLLMEPEEALRIKALSKEKNWETMKGDLKTFGLEVGKNFFDDHPGRIYAPKGDFAYEKIHEGENIVIGDYSFEVISVPGHTPGMINLFDRENRIYLSADHVLETITPNIGFWGYDQEKMLQKYLKSLRKVQEYPVTVMLPSHRGLIRKPKERIEELIAHHQERLKEVENIINGKDRPLTVEDVAKDMDWRIPAKSWGDFPPPQKSFAAGEAMSHLEYLKDHGRIKAYWKGNVIYFARNTQ; translated from the coding sequence ATGATAAAGGAAATACTGCCGAAAATATATCAAATTGAAATTCCCTTGCCCAAGAATCCCTTAAAAGCGTTAAATAGCTATCTGATCAAAGGGGAGGAGGAATATTTACTGGTGGACACCGGTTTTAACCGAAGGGAGTGTCAGGAAGTCCTTTTTCAGGCCCTGGATTCTTTGGAAGTGGATCTGAAAAAAACCAAGGTCCTGATCACCCATCTCCATGCGGATCACTCGGGACTGGCTGAGGTGTTATACAGTAAAGGGGCAACCCTTCTTATGGAACCGGAAGAGGCTCTTCGGATCAAAGCCTTATCTAAAGAAAAGAACTGGGAAACCATGAAAGGAGACCTGAAAACCTTCGGGCTCGAGGTGGGGAAGAATTTTTTCGACGACCATCCCGGAAGGATTTATGCACCGAAGGGAGATTTCGCCTATGAAAAGATTCATGAGGGAGAGAATATTGTCATCGGTGACTACTCTTTTGAAGTGATTTCGGTTCCCGGACATACCCCGGGAATGATCAATTTATTTGACCGGGAAAATAGAATATATCTATCCGCAGACCATGTGCTGGAGACCATTACTCCGAATATCGGGTTTTGGGGTTATGATCAGGAGAAAATGCTTCAGAAGTACTTAAAGAGTTTACGAAAGGTTCAGGAGTATCCCGTTACGGTGATGCTTCCCTCCCATCGGGGATTGATTAGGAAGCCGAAGGAACGGATTGAGGAGTTAATAGCCCACCACCAGGAGCGGCTAAAGGAAGTGGAAAACATTATTAATGGAAAAGATCGGCCGCTCACCGTGGAAGATGTGGCCAAGGACATGGACTGGAGAATTCCGGCGAAGTCCTGGGGGGATTTTCCACCCCCTCAAAAATCCTTTGCCGCCGGGGAAGCCATGTCCCATTTGGAGTATTTAAAGGATCATGGAAGAATTAAGGCTTACTGGAAAGGAAATGTAATATATTTCGCCCGTAATACACAGTAG